The sequence CACATTTAACACAGAAACTGAAGAACTCCAAGTTAGGCCTCATCCTGGGAATAGATGTCGCAGGTGTCGGATTGAGCGTGAAGAGGTGCAACTCTTACAAATGGAGAGTAAGTTATTATTCTGTCGTCTGTACGTGAAACACTTAAAGATTTGGGAGCTCGAGAACTCTACAAAGTGGGTTTGGGTTGAAAGGTATAATATCAATCTTGATTGGAACTTGAATCGATACCCATTTTCAAGTTATTACCAACAATATATAAAACTCTTGAACATCCAAGATGGGGAGTTGCTACTATGTTGATATTACAGAGGTATTTTTTGGTATCATGGCTTGCCCAAGCACCACATACATAAATGCAGGTGTACCTAAAACAGTAAGCCCTTTCGATCAACTTGCCATGTGCAAGTGATCAACAAAAATTCAAGCCACACAACCTGACAAGCAAAGTaaagtataaattaaaacaaattaaatggcatgaaaataaaagagaaataaggAAACACTTACGGCACTTACTCTTCCACAGAAGACTTGTGATTAAAGGTATTGAAATTGCAAGAGGAAAGGCACTAACACCTTGCAACATCAATAACCTAACATAATGTCTTAAATTTATTGACTTCTTCCACATCCACATGTACCTCTACATCTagagttttaaaaatattatccaaagatttagatttctTAGCACTCATTTAATTCTTCTCTTCCTGAGTTTCTTGAATCTCAGTATCAATTTCTTGAACCTCACTATCTCTACTCTCCTCGAGATCTCTACTTTCCTCGCTCACAGCTAGTACTATCTCTACTCTCCTCGAGATCTCTACTTTCCTCGCTCACAGCTAGTACCATCTCTACCCTCTTCAAGATCTCTATTCTCCTCTCTAGTACCGTACCATCCCTACCTGCCTGAAGATCTCTACTCTCTTCACTCTCAGTTCTAGTACCAATTCTACCCTCCTCGTTCACAGCTCTAGTATCATCACCCCCACTCCCCTTGACATATTCAGTATTAAATCCTCTTATTTCTAGTGCAAGTAGTGTATGCATTCTCCTTAAGTCCTTCATTCTAGAAGCCAACTTTGATATCATTGAGAACGCCACGACAAAAGGTACTATAGTACCAACAACAAACCCAACCAACAGGAGACCAATATTTCCTAATAATATATGATTCCATCCACCTTGTGTCTGAGAGACCAAAGTTATCCCACCCATCAACAACCCATATAGTTGAATATGTGTTATTGGCAAAACAACGGCTTCATTTGCTTGCCTCACTAATTGAAGCTCATCCACTTTCATTGCTCCTACTCTGGCTTCAAAAACAGCTAACATTTGCACTTGGTCATTTGCTGCCATTTgtccttaaaaaaaaaagaaaatgagataaaTGAAAAACAGTTGTTTAAATCACTTTCTCATTCCTCCTCATTTTCTAggaaagtataaaatttacctTTGTCGGCTACTTTGTGCGTCTCTCTTACAGTAAAGTGTGCAGTGTCTAAGGAGTAAAAGGGTTTAGGTTTAGAGCTTTTGTGTTAGGAAGGGTTAAGAATCTGGGCTAGGATGATTATCTATAGTTGTGGTTGTGGGCCAGGGTCCACATGAGTCTCTTGGCAACGAAATGAGAAACCGTTCCTCCCTTTCCCAGTCGTTAAAAGGAGGATGAAgatgataatgataataataacaataataataattacctACAAGCACCATTGATCTTCTCTGTCTCTATTTCTTTATTCCCACCCAATGAATACAACacttactaataataataataataataataataataataatatgatttcaaTGTCTAATTTCCCAATtcatttctcatttttttcacataaaatttaagtttgtGTGTAATtatcaactttttttttaatgagatTTCAATTCCAAACGACGGTCTTATTTATCTGtcaatttattgattaataagttatatttttaattaattatttttttaatttttaaaaatatcatattaattatattttaatgttatattaactaacaaatcaaattttttaattacataataattctaattttattaaaaaaatagaatatttattatattttaatattgtattaactaatatattaatttttttaactaaaacataattctaattttagaaaaaatatattttaaattatattccctaattagttttaattctatcaattatattaatagcattaatttatataatactaaaattaattaataaatagttttaaaattatttttatattattacactgataagattttaatatattaaaaaggttaaaaagatatctaaaagatttaattgcatgttatttttaaaatattatagataaatattaaatattaaaattctattaatttttatttataaacatgattttataattaaaataacaacaatAGCGTGCAATATACAAGTAAATGACtagttataataaataaataaaactttacttttgacatataaaagaTGAGAGAatgactaattaaaataaaataaaataaaacaagaaaaacaaagaaaaaaaatataaaagaaagatatcCCTTTATATATTGTAGgaaaatatttgttataaaataaagaataataaaaaaataattttttgtatatatcCATATGTATTACACCTATTTATAAGCGTAAATTATTATAGTGATATagttttattcttataaaaatttatatttatagatataataaCGGAGAACCACTCTAATcaaaacattttaatattatcatatgaaaattttaatattttacataaTCTTTACATAAATTGTTTCTAACTTTGACTAATTCTTCAAAATCTAATCTTTTAAACTTGGAAATTTGGCCGACatttttcaaagcattaattaattgaaatttaccatttcaaaatacaatatattactaatttatataaaatatagtttgCTAAGTCGTGAAAGAAGGTGaggaaaaagttaaaaattgaaaggcaCCATTTGAAATCAGgattaaaaatgagaaatattaaaaaatttatatattttaatttttgaatataaaaaaaatgtcaaaattCATAAGTCTTGACCAATAAGTTTCTCATtcttattcataaaaaaaaaaaaaatcatcattTTCTACAATTTGCAATGAATTTCTGGtagtaattaaaagtatttttcattatttcagTAATTTctcacataaaaataaaaaaaattaatgatttattttatcattaattcactatcaaaaattttaaattcttgaatattgattaaatCAATGAATTTTAAGATTGTTTCATcactaaatattatttctctCACTTTAGTGTGGATTTCAAACTTTAAGCAAAATTGtggactttttaatttaaatctataaaacaactcattttatttaaaaaacagaagttataaaatagaaataataaagttaaaaaagatattttgaaGGTATGAAATGTATTGACTTACTAATATGgcatttatttaaaagttttacctattttataaaaatttagtttagccataattaatttcatacaaatttaattatataaaatactaaattaaaatatataaatttaaaatttataaataaattttatatactttaacTAAACAGTGCATAAGTGTTTTTTAAATGGATGacttgaattataaaaaaaaactatagaaatgaattaaaagaaatgatgTGTTATAATGGACAAAagaggagaaaaaaaagatttattataattaacgtagaaatataacaaattaGAAGAGAGAAAAGGTAAGATTTAAAGTAAATAGAGAAACTTTGAGAGACAAAAGATAAAACCGAAGGACATTCCCATCTCTAGGAAAATTCTTCTGTAACTAAGTTTGTGCACCCCTATTTTCAAAAAACACAGGTAGGTGATCACAAACTTCCTCCAACCAAGACAAATgaaccaaaagaaagaaaaaaaaaaactaattaattaacacATTACAATAAGTTCACAACCAAACAGAAGAAGCTGATTCTCCATTTATCggttatgcttttatttacaGGAAAGATACAAAAGCCAACCAACTTCATCACCATTCCCACTGCATTGTAACTGAAAACTAAAATCTTTTTGCTTCACCGGAGTCGCAGAAGCCGCCGGAGATTGTCTGTTGCTCCGGCATCTATCCCGGCAGCTTCTGCAGTGCAACTAAGCTTTGGCCTGACTGAAAACTTGGGCAAAGGTAAGCTACTCGGTGGCGGAGACAGTGTAAAAACTGAACCAGTAAGACTTTCCAAATCTTTAGTACCatgagtattattattattattattacctgtaatgaaagaagaagatgatgatgataaaaCTTTGGAAACATCTTTGGGTAGATCGTTAGGCTCTGGTCCAGATGGTACAGTGGATGCAATGATCAAAGgctttgaattttgttttggttCTTCGTTTCTGGGGATGGGCTGTTTTGATTTCTTTGGAGTGAGAGAGTGATCTCTGGTTCGATTTGTTTTTCTAGTAGTTGTGGGTGGGCAAGAAAGATCTCGGGTTCGAGAATTGAGTGATCTTATTGTTGAGActggaagaggaagaagaggcGGCTGCTGTCCTTGCCTTTGTTGGATAGGATATAGCCCTACTGCAGGAGGGTATGAGAAGGAGAGAGCAcgaggaggaggaggaaagaaaaggcCTCCTCCATGGATGATGTTGTTGTTGTTTGATGGAGCTAAGTTTTCAATTGGTCTTGAAATGAGCCCTCGACTGCTGCTACTATTGTTTCTCTTTGACTGGTTTTTTATCTGTTTCTTGTAAGGAGAGATTGTTTGATGATCAGATGGTGCAAAAATCGCCTCCATACCTTAGTATTTACTTTTGgtttatattaaaactaaatttaagaAGATCTGCACAAAAATGAACAAGCAGTAGAAAACAGGCGATGatcttggaaaagaaaaaataacgCGATCAACAGCCCTGATTAAGATTTCcgatttctttataaaaacaaATGGAAACCCTTACAGATTTTGTCTAGAAAGTTGcaacattaaagaaaaaaaatcagaatAAACACACAAGATATATGTAATGTAATAATCTCTAATACTTTatatagatagatagatagggagagagagagctaCTGGTGAAGACAGATTTTTGGCTCTCTCATGAGAAGGGAAAAGAATTGATAGAATAGATCTTTCGATCCTCAAGAGAtcctaaaatccctactttaGAAATTGTTACAGGGTCTCGATATTTTCAGTGAATAGATTTCATGGCTCTTCGCATCAATTGCCTCTTTttatagaagaaaaaagaagaataaaaagaagagcCCTCAACGGCTACTTCTTCGTCTTCcacaactttttaattatttaattagaatatttctttttttataatactatatttttttaatgaaaatgtCGCGATTACTGCGAATTTACCGACAACCGTTGCAGTCGGCTACCCCTTGGTCCAAAATCGGGGACACTGTAGGGCGGTCGCCGCCGATCCAATG is a genomic window of Ricinus communis isolate WT05 ecotype wild-type chromosome 2, ASM1957865v1, whole genome shotgun sequence containing:
- the LOC125369128 gene encoding uncharacterized protein LOC125369128, with product MAANDQVQMLAVFEARVGAMKVDELQLVRQANEAVVLPITHIQLYGLLMGGITLVSQTQGGWNHILLGNIGLLLVGFVVGTIVPFVVAFSMISKLASRMKDLRRMHTLLALEIRGFNTEYVKGSGGDDTRAVNEEGRIGTRTESEESRDLQAGRDGTVLERRIEILKRVEMVLAVSEESRDLEESRDSTSCERGK
- the LOC8274687 gene encoding uncharacterized protein LOC8274687; its protein translation is MEAIFAPSDHQTISPYKKQIKNQSKRNNSSSSRGLISRPIENLAPSNNNNIIHGGGLFFPPPPRALSFSYPPAVGLYPIQQRQGQQPPLLPLPVSTIRSLNSRTRDLSCPPTTTRKTNRTRDHSLTPKKSKQPIPRNEEPKQNSKPLIIASTVPSGPEPNDLPKDVSKVLSSSSSSFITGNNNNNNTHGTKDLESLTGSVFTLSPPPSSLPLPKFSVRPKLSCTAEAAGIDAGATDNLRRLLRLR